The proteins below are encoded in one region of Aeromonas jandaei:
- the msrA gene encoding peptide-methionine (S)-S-oxide reductase MsrA: MEQIISPAEALPGRSEAMVIGQQHAVNGHPTQGPWPENMAIAWFGMGCFWGVERLFWQQPGVYSTAAGYQGGVTPNPTYKEVCSGLTGHAETVQVVFDPAVISYGDLLKLFWEQHDPAQGMRQGGDIGTQYRSVIFYGDESQQVIAQQSLAAYQQAMAASGDSRAITTRILPLAPFYYAEDYHQQYLEKNPDGYCGLGGIGVCLPPSLNR; the protein is encoded by the coding sequence ATGGAACAGATTATTTCGCCGGCAGAGGCGTTGCCGGGGCGCAGCGAGGCCATGGTGATTGGCCAGCAGCATGCAGTAAACGGCCATCCGACTCAGGGGCCCTGGCCCGAGAACATGGCGATCGCCTGGTTTGGCATGGGCTGCTTCTGGGGCGTGGAGCGCCTGTTCTGGCAGCAGCCCGGGGTCTACTCCACCGCGGCAGGTTATCAGGGCGGCGTCACCCCCAATCCCACCTACAAGGAGGTGTGCAGCGGCCTGACCGGCCATGCCGAGACGGTGCAGGTGGTGTTTGATCCGGCGGTGATCAGCTATGGCGATCTGCTCAAATTGTTCTGGGAGCAGCACGATCCGGCGCAGGGTATGCGTCAGGGCGGGGACATTGGTACCCAGTACCGCTCGGTCATCTTCTATGGTGACGAGAGCCAGCAGGTCATCGCCCAGCAGAGTCTGGCGGCTTACCAGCAGGCCATGGCGGCAAGCGGTGACAGCCGGGCCATCACCACCCGCATCCTGCCGTTGGCACCCTTCTACTACGCCGAGGATTATCACCAGCAATATCTGGAGAAGAACCCGGATGGCTACTGCGGATTGGGTGGCATTGGAGTCTGTTTGCCGCCCAGCCTGAACCGCTGA
- a CDS encoding DUF3644 domain-containing protein: MTREDKRILLLEFFREREENHESFSVTQAAAATGYNAKSIIKYINEKLKGQFIFKFDSNNFISKGLTKISNNDFIRLMSQSTSSKEITPQERMYQQLIKRSLDAFILALEVYNRPSLCNRVEAFTILMVNAWELFLKAEILDILGEDKVFYKNGKSISISDALPLRIQNSDPVKKNIETLILLRDQATHLLIPELQPQLSRLFQSNVLNYQERYKNQMGNSPLAGQSVGMLSLVIDGPIPEIGIIKENYGTLTATEVEKFINAFESTNRELNSDKFSINIEYKLALVKNPNKSDLTLSCGDQGQKAIIITQAKDLNDTHPYFTDDAILAINTKQKTNKINRHSFQAIVFKHKIKQNTNSEMYNFTDRARYSEKFITWVVKNITEHKNWLQIALDEYNKNRKGKNK; this comes from the coding sequence ATGACTAGAGAAGATAAACGGATATTATTATTGGAATTTTTCAGAGAAAGAGAAGAAAATCATGAGTCTTTTTCAGTTACACAAGCGGCAGCTGCAACAGGTTACAATGCTAAAAGCATAATCAAATATATAAATGAAAAATTAAAGGGCCAGTTTATTTTCAAGTTTGACAGTAATAATTTCATTTCTAAAGGCCTGACCAAGATATCAAACAATGACTTTATTAGGCTTATGTCCCAAAGTACCTCTTCAAAAGAGATAACGCCACAGGAAAGAATGTACCAGCAACTAATCAAGAGGAGTTTAGATGCATTCATTCTTGCTTTAGAAGTTTATAATAGGCCTAGTCTGTGCAATCGAGTTGAAGCATTCACTATTTTAATGGTCAATGCATGGGAGCTTTTTTTAAAGGCTGAGATATTAGATATATTAGGTGAAGATAAAGTTTTTTACAAAAATGGAAAAAGCATATCAATATCCGACGCACTTCCTCTGAGAATTCAAAATAGTGACCCTGTAAAGAAAAACATCGAGACATTAATTTTATTACGAGACCAAGCAACTCACTTACTCATTCCAGAATTGCAACCTCAACTTTCAAGGTTATTTCAATCTAATGTATTAAATTATCAAGAAAGATATAAAAATCAAATGGGAAATTCCCCTCTTGCAGGACAAAGTGTTGGAATGCTTAGTTTGGTTATAGATGGCCCTATACCTGAAATAGGTATTATTAAAGAGAACTATGGGACATTAACAGCAACAGAGGTTGAAAAATTCATCAATGCCTTTGAAAGTACGAATAGAGAACTCAATTCAGACAAATTCTCTATCAACATAGAATACAAACTTGCCCTCGTCAAAAACCCAAATAAATCCGACCTAACATTAAGCTGTGGAGATCAAGGACAGAAAGCAATAATAATCACCCAAGCAAAAGATCTAAACGATACACACCCATACTTCACCGATGATGCAATATTGGCTATAAACACTAAACAGAAAACTAACAAAATAAATAGACATTCCTTTCAAGCAATTGTTTTTAAACATAAGATAAAACAAAACACGAACTCTGAAATGTACAACTTTACTGATCGAGCAAGATATTCAGAGAAATTCATAACATGGGTAGTAAAAAACATCACGGAGCATAAAAACTGGTTGCAGATAGCATTGGATGAATATAATAAAAATAGGAAAGGTAAAAATAAATAA
- the argA gene encoding amino-acid N-acetyltransferase, producing MREREPSLVNAFRQSTPYVNVHRGATFVLMMGGEAVCHPNFANIVSDIALLQTLGIRLVLVFGSRPQNDEALARAGIEAQYHKRIRVTDDESFAIIKQVCGGLQYDITAQLSMGLANTPMQGARISVVSGNFVTAQPLGVDDGIDFCHSGRVRRIDVEGITRQLDQKSLVLISPIGCSVTGESFNLSSEEVARRVAVDLKADKLICFSSTQGVMDRHGEAISELFPEQAEELLVELEQAGEEMSGTARYLRAAIASCRGGVPRSHLVSYQDDGAMLQELFSRDGLGTQIVRESAEQARAATIEDIGGILDLIRPLEEEGILVRRSREQLEMEIDKFTIIERDGLIIGCAALYCFMEEAMAEMACVAIHPDYRNSNRGDQLVAKVAERAKRLGIRRLFVLTTRSIHWFRERGFEPLEVEDLPVERQRLYNWQRRSKVLSKTIV from the coding sequence GTGCGTGAACGCGAACCCAGTCTGGTCAATGCCTTCCGGCAATCTACTCCCTATGTCAATGTCCATCGGGGCGCCACCTTTGTGCTGATGATGGGGGGGGAAGCCGTCTGCCACCCCAACTTTGCCAATATCGTCAGCGATATCGCCCTGCTGCAGACTCTGGGCATACGGCTGGTGCTGGTGTTTGGTTCACGTCCGCAAAACGATGAAGCGTTGGCCCGCGCCGGCATCGAGGCCCAGTACCACAAGCGGATCCGGGTCACCGATGACGAGAGCTTCGCCATCATCAAACAGGTGTGTGGCGGCCTGCAATATGACATCACTGCCCAGCTCTCCATGGGGCTCGCCAACACTCCGATGCAGGGTGCGCGGATCAGCGTGGTGAGCGGCAACTTCGTCACCGCCCAGCCGCTGGGGGTGGATGATGGCATCGACTTTTGCCACAGCGGCCGGGTGCGCCGCATCGATGTGGAGGGGATCACCCGCCAGCTCGATCAGAAGAGTCTGGTGCTCATCTCCCCCATCGGCTGCTCGGTCACCGGCGAGAGCTTTAACCTGAGCTCGGAAGAGGTGGCTCGCCGGGTGGCGGTCGATCTCAAGGCGGACAAGCTTATCTGCTTCAGCAGCACCCAGGGGGTGATGGACAGACACGGCGAAGCTATCTCCGAGCTCTTCCCCGAGCAGGCCGAAGAGCTGCTGGTGGAGCTGGAGCAGGCGGGAGAAGAGATGTCCGGCACCGCCCGTTATCTGCGCGCGGCGATTGCCTCCTGCCGCGGCGGGGTGCCCCGCTCCCATCTGGTGAGTTATCAGGATGATGGCGCCATGCTGCAGGAACTGTTCAGCCGCGACGGCCTCGGTACCCAGATTGTGCGGGAGAGCGCCGAGCAGGCCCGTGCCGCCACCATCGAGGACATCGGCGGCATTCTCGATCTCATTCGCCCGCTGGAGGAGGAAGGCATTCTGGTGCGCCGCTCCCGCGAGCAGCTGGAGATGGAGATCGACAAGTTCACCATCATCGAGCGCGATGGCCTCATCATCGGCTGCGCGGCCCTCTACTGCTTTATGGAAGAGGCGATGGCGGAGATGGCCTGCGTCGCCATCCATCCCGACTATCGCAACTCCAATCGGGGGGATCAGCTGGTGGCCAAGGTGGCCGAGCGGGCCAAGCGGCTCGGCATCCGCCGCCTGTTCGTGCTCACCACCCGCTCCATCCACTGGTTCCGGGAGCGGGGGTTCGAACCGCTGGAAGTGGAGGATCTGCCGGTTGAGCGCCAGCGCCTCTACAACTGGCAGCGTCGCTCCAAGGTTTTGTCAAAAACCATTGTGTAA
- a CDS encoding MmcQ/YjbR family DNA-binding protein, producing MELTPLRHFLLSLPGSQEDTPFGPEILVYRIAGKMFALVDWQADPLTINLKCEPELALLLRELHPEVKPGWHMNKQHWNTVTLNSTLPDDLWQGWVHHSYERVIAGLPKSRRPMAPARNAADQGASA from the coding sequence ATGGAGTTAACCCCTTTACGCCACTTTCTGCTCTCGTTGCCGGGCAGTCAGGAAGATACCCCGTTTGGCCCGGAGATCCTGGTCTACCGCATCGCCGGCAAGATGTTTGCGCTGGTGGATTGGCAAGCTGACCCCCTCACCATCAACCTCAAATGCGAACCCGAGCTGGCGCTGTTGCTGCGCGAACTTCACCCCGAGGTGAAACCGGGCTGGCATATGAACAAGCAACACTGGAACACAGTGACCCTGAACAGCACCTTGCCCGATGATCTCTGGCAGGGCTGGGTGCACCACTCCTATGAGCGGGTCATTGCCGGTTTGCCGAAATCCAGACGGCCCATGGCCCCCGCACGCAATGCAGCTGATCAGGGTGCTTCGGCATGA
- a CDS encoding alpha/beta fold hydrolase, translating into MLYHKTFELGPERDWVVFVHGAGGSSSIWFKQLRAYREHFNVLLLDLRGHGQSNKLQQVIQGHYSFRAVTEDIVRLLDHLNIRRAHFVGISLGTILIRHLAELCPERVKSMVLGGAILRLDIRSRVLVQLGRLGQHFLPYMWLYRLFAFIIMPRQHHQESRNLFVREARKLCQKEFKRWFRLATEVNPLMRYFRERSLPIPTLYVMGEEDHMFLAPVREQVARDASSSLAVIEQCGHVCNVEQPEQFNRRTLAFIQSLGGGRT; encoded by the coding sequence ATGTTGTATCACAAGACTTTCGAACTGGGTCCCGAGCGGGATTGGGTGGTGTTTGTCCACGGCGCCGGTGGTAGCTCCTCCATCTGGTTCAAGCAGCTGCGCGCCTATCGCGAGCACTTCAACGTGCTGTTGCTGGACTTGCGCGGCCATGGTCAGTCCAACAAGCTACAGCAGGTGATCCAGGGCCACTACAGCTTTCGGGCGGTGACCGAGGATATCGTTCGGCTGCTCGATCATCTCAATATCCGCCGCGCCCACTTTGTCGGCATCTCCCTTGGCACCATCCTTATTCGTCATCTGGCCGAGCTCTGCCCGGAGCGGGTCAAGAGCATGGTACTGGGGGGCGCCATTTTGCGGCTCGATATCCGCTCGCGGGTGCTGGTGCAACTGGGCCGACTCGGCCAGCACTTCCTGCCCTATATGTGGCTCTATCGGCTGTTTGCCTTCATCATCATGCCGCGCCAGCACCATCAGGAGTCGCGCAACCTCTTTGTGCGCGAGGCCCGCAAGCTCTGCCAGAAAGAGTTCAAACGCTGGTTCCGCCTCGCCACCGAGGTCAATCCGCTGATGCGTTATTTTCGCGAACGCTCCCTGCCCATTCCCACCCTCTATGTGATGGGGGAGGAGGATCATATGTTTCTGGCACCGGTGCGCGAACAGGTGGCCCGCGATGCCAGCTCCTCGCTGGCGGTCATTGAACAGTGCGGCCATGTCTGCAATGTGGAGCAGCCGGAGCAGTTCAATCGCCGTACGCTGGCATTTATTCAATCGCTGGGGGGCGGGAGGACGTAA
- a CDS encoding DUF3802 family protein: MVVESEGYISLIEYLVESLGLFEAQQQNAGGEQTIEDLVSSRVASNLMAICEQNPQLAPKVRFTIMQEADAVVADLEEVLSAVWLRAPTPEQKAFLIEFIDLIKNLFDSAIA, translated from the coding sequence ATGGTGGTAGAGAGTGAAGGCTATATCTCGCTGATCGAGTATCTGGTGGAGAGTTTGGGACTGTTTGAGGCCCAGCAACAGAACGCGGGTGGCGAGCAGACCATCGAGGATCTCGTCAGTAGCCGGGTGGCCAGCAACCTGATGGCCATCTGCGAGCAGAACCCTCAGCTGGCACCCAAGGTGCGCTTTACCATCATGCAGGAGGCGGACGCCGTGGTCGCCGATCTGGAAGAGGTGCTCTCCGCCGTCTGGCTGCGCGCGCCGACCCCGGAGCAGAAAGCCTTCCTCATCGAGTTCATCGATCTTATCAAGAATCTCTTCGACAGCGCGATCGCCTGA
- a CDS encoding ATP-binding protein: MLINKNWSLQTTFEIVNEKYYPGGMQSGPQRNRLIETWGQLVGKSRALSELDYLIVEYGSINKMSKSVRMSSRTIKNLRSLFELLPDEFENSIQSKIHRFSEGKHCGLEEDLRNEFKEIKGQNPTKSIQNIVDEYILAFLNSSGGSIFWGIQDDGVVKCIKLDNRLKDEINKAINLKINTIEPSIDPTRINIIFHDVTGVDCGYVLEVRIPKSNLSGLHFNSSGNTWVRVNGCKQKLQGVALQDYIIQRLQNDIK; encoded by the coding sequence TTGCTAATTAATAAAAATTGGAGCCTTCAAACTACATTTGAGATAGTAAATGAAAAATATTATCCAGGTGGTATGCAAAGCGGCCCTCAACGAAATAGATTGATAGAAACTTGGGGACAACTGGTTGGTAAATCAAGGGCATTGAGTGAGCTTGATTATTTAATCGTTGAATATGGCTCAATCAATAAAATGTCCAAGTCCGTACGGATGTCCTCAAGGACTATAAAAAATTTGAGATCCTTATTTGAGTTACTACCTGATGAGTTTGAAAATTCAATCCAATCTAAAATTCATAGATTTAGTGAAGGTAAGCATTGCGGATTAGAAGAAGACTTACGCAATGAATTTAAAGAGATAAAGGGCCAAAATCCAACCAAGTCAATTCAGAACATCGTCGATGAGTATATACTGGCATTTCTCAATAGTTCGGGTGGTAGTATTTTTTGGGGAATCCAAGATGATGGCGTAGTAAAATGTATAAAGTTAGACAATCGACTAAAAGATGAAATAAACAAAGCCATTAACCTTAAAATAAACACCATTGAACCATCAATTGACCCCACTAGAATAAATATAATTTTTCATGATGTTACCGGCGTAGATTGTGGTTATGTTCTTGAAGTGCGTATACCTAAATCAAACTTATCTGGCTTACATTTCAACTCATCTGGTAATACTTGGGTAAGGGTTAATGGATGTAAGCAAAAACTACAAGGTGTTGCATTACAAGATTATATTATTCAAAGATTACAGAATGACATTAAATAG
- a CDS encoding GNAT family N-acetyltransferase, producing MTPLLFIAPLGEQHIPSLVTLFEQAIRHTGPQHYSPEQVEQWALGSQHPGFVSQLREHHGWVAMLGDAPAGFVTLSADGHLSLLYVGAAHQRQGLGNLLLTTALAGARALGISAITTEASAFSYELFLRHGFTLTGVESVERGGVSFTRHRLHCCLPS from the coding sequence ATGACGCCTCTCCTCTTTATCGCCCCCCTTGGCGAGCAGCATATTCCATCGCTGGTCACCCTGTTCGAGCAGGCAATCCGCCACACCGGCCCCCAGCACTACAGCCCGGAGCAGGTGGAGCAGTGGGCCCTCGGTTCACAACATCCTGGCTTTGTCAGCCAGCTGCGCGAGCATCATGGCTGGGTTGCCATGCTGGGTGACGCGCCTGCCGGTTTTGTCACCCTGAGCGCCGATGGCCACCTCAGCCTGCTCTACGTCGGTGCGGCCCATCAGCGGCAGGGGCTGGGCAATCTGCTGCTCACCACGGCGCTGGCAGGTGCCCGCGCCCTTGGCATCAGCGCCATCACAACCGAGGCCAGCGCCTTCAGTTATGAGCTATTTTTACGGCATGGCTTTACCTTGACCGGCGTGGAAAGCGTGGAGCGCGGCGGAGTCAGTTTTACCCGCCACCGCCTGCACTGCTGCTTGCCAAGCTAG